The Arcanobacterium wilhelmae region TGATGACCCCGCAAACGGTCAACGCCTACTACATGCCACCCACCAACGAGATCGCGTTCCCGGCCGCTATTTTGCAACCGCCGTTCTTCCAGCCGGATGCCGATCCGGCCTGGAACTATGGCGCAATCGGCGCAGTGATCGGCCACGAGATCGGCCACGGCTTCGACGATCAGGGCTCGAAATACGATGGCACCGGCCAGCTCAACAACTGGTGGACCGACGCCGATCGCACCGAGTTCGAAAAGCGCACGGCCGCCCTTGTGGGCCAATACGATGCCTACGTTCCTGCCCAGCTCGGTGAGGATAGCCCGCACCACGTGCAGGGCGCCCTCACCCTCGGCGAGAACATCGGCGATCTTGGCGGCCTGAGCATTGGTCTGAAAGCGTACGATATCGCCTGCAAGCGCGCGGGCCTGGCTGGCTCTGCGGATGCTCCGGTGATCGAAGGCTACACGGGCGTCCAGCGCGTCCTCCTCTCCTACGGCCGCATTTGGCAGGAAATCCGCCGCGACGAGCTGATGATTCAGCGAGTCGCCACCGATCCACATTCGCCGGCGGAGTTCCGCGCGAACGGCGTGGTGAAGAACGTCGATGCCTTCGCTGAAGCGTTTGACGTGAAGGAAGGCGACGCCCTGTACCTTCCTCCGGAAGATCGCGTGCGCATCTGGTAAACACGCCGAATTTGCTTCGTGGGGAGCGTTCCAGCAATGGCTGGAGCGCTCCCCACTTTTGCGGCGGTGACGCCGAAACCTCTAGGCCGACGCCGAGGCACCGCCACCGCGCGAACCCACCAGTGCCCTACGCTCGCCGGCGGGACGCAACCCTCCCGAAAAGAAACTTGCGCCGGGCGGGCGCAACTTGGGCACCGCCGTCGGCGGAAAAATTCGCCCTTCACCTACTTTCACGCGTACCCTGGAAGGGATTTCGTTTTTCTCGTGAAAGGACGTCCATGCCAGGCGAAAACTTAACCCGTATCGAAGCCGAGGCGCGTGCCGCTGTCGTCGCCAACCCGGGGTACCACATCGATCTTGATCTGGTGGGCTCGGAACACACTTTCCGTTCGATCACCACAATGACCTTTGATGCCGCCGCTGGCGAGTCCACGTTCGTGGACCTGCTCGCGAAGTCGGTGGAGAAGATTACGCTCAACGGCGCCGACGTACCGGCAGAAGCTTTCGACGGCGCTCGCATTGCCCTCGAAGGCCTCGCCGAGCACAACACGCTCGTCGTGGATGCCACGATGGAATACTCGCACACCGGCGAGGGCCTGCACCGCACAGTCGATCCGGCCGACGGCGAAGTCTACCTCTACTCCCAGTTCGAGGTGCCCGATGCACGCCGCGTTTTCGCCGTGTTTGAGCAGCCGGATCTGAAGGCCCAGTTCGAGTTCTCGGTGCGCGTGCCGAAGGGCTGGCGCGTGTTCTCTGTCTCGCCCACCCCAGAGCCGGTGGAGGTCGATAGCGAAACTGCCCGTTTCGATTTCACGCCCACAGAGAAGATTTCGTCCTACCTCAACGCGATCGTCACCGGCCCGTACGTGGGCGGCGAAGACACTGCAACCTCGCGCGATGGTCGCGTGATCCCCATGGGTGTGTACGCACGCGCCTCGCTTGCCGAGTACCTTGATTGGCAGGAAATCATTGATATCACGAAGGCTGGCCTCGATTTCTACGAGGACGCTTTCGATGTGAACTACCCGTTCCGCAAGTACGATCAGATTTTCGTGCCCGAGTACAACGCGGGCGCGATGGAGAATCCCGGCTGTGTGACGATCCTGGACGATTACGTGTTCCGCTCCCGCGCCACCGGCGCCCTGATCGAGCGCCGCGCCGTGACGGTCCTGCACGAGCTCGCCCACATGTGGTTCGGCGATCTGGTCACCATGAAGTGGTGGAACGATCTGTGGCTGAACGAGTCGTTCGCCGAGTTCATGAGCCATGTGGCCACCGCCGAAGCAACGCGTTGGACGGACGCATGGGTCACCTTTAACGCCTCGGAGAAGCAGTGGGCGATGGCTCAGGATCAGCTTCCCTCCACTCACCCGATCGCGGCGGAGATCCGCGATCTGGAGGACGTGCAGGTGAACTTCGACGGCATCACCTACGGCAAGGGCGCCTCAGTGTTCCAGCAGCTCGTGGCTTACGTGGGCTGGGATGCGTTCATTGGTGGCGTGTCCGCTTACCTGAAGAAGATGAGCTGGGGCAACGCCACGCTTGCCGATCTACTCTCGGAGCTCGAGAAGGCGTCGGGCCGCGATCTTGCCTCGTGGTCGAAGCTGTGGCTCGAGGAGTCAGGTATTAACACGCTCTCGCCGAAGCTCGAGGTTGGCGACGACGGCGTGATCACTGCTTTGTCGATCGAGCAGGGCTCGGACGGGCGTGCGTCGCTTCGCCCGCATCGCGTGGGCGTTGGCGGCTATTCGCTCGAGGGCGGCAAGCTCGTGCGCGTGCTCCACACGGAGCTGGACGTGGACGGCGCTTCGACGCCGGTGGAGGAGTTTGTGGGCAAGGCACGCCCGGATATTATCCTGATCAACGACGGCGATCTGACGTACGCGAAGGTCCGCCTGGATGCAAATTCGCTCGCGTTCGCCGCCGAGCACATTAACGATTTTGAGGAGAAGCTCCCCCGCACGCTCGTGCTCGCTGCCGCGTGGGATATGACTCGCGACGGCGAGATGCCGGCGTCGCAGTACGCTGAGCTGGCTCTCGAGGCGCTCAAGACGGAAGATCACGGAACTGTTCTTCGTTACGTGCTCTCGCAGCTTGAGACTGCAACGAACCTCTACTCGTCGGTAGCGAAGCGCGATGCCCTGAAGGCACGCGTGGCGGCGGCAATGTTCGAGCTGGTTGCTGGTACCGAGCCGGAGTCGGATCGTCAGTTGCAGATCGCGATGTCGGCAGTGAATCTTGCAGATTCGGATGCAGAGTTGGATCGCATTGCAGGCTGGCTCGAGGGCACGGAGGTTCC contains the following coding sequences:
- the pepN gene encoding aminopeptidase N, with product MPGENLTRIEAEARAAVVANPGYHIDLDLVGSEHTFRSITTMTFDAAAGESTFVDLLAKSVEKITLNGADVPAEAFDGARIALEGLAEHNTLVVDATMEYSHTGEGLHRTVDPADGEVYLYSQFEVPDARRVFAVFEQPDLKAQFEFSVRVPKGWRVFSVSPTPEPVEVDSETARFDFTPTEKISSYLNAIVTGPYVGGEDTATSRDGRVIPMGVYARASLAEYLDWQEIIDITKAGLDFYEDAFDVNYPFRKYDQIFVPEYNAGAMENPGCVTILDDYVFRSRATGALIERRAVTVLHELAHMWFGDLVTMKWWNDLWLNESFAEFMSHVATAEATRWTDAWVTFNASEKQWAMAQDQLPSTHPIAAEIRDLEDVQVNFDGITYGKGASVFQQLVAYVGWDAFIGGVSAYLKKMSWGNATLADLLSELEKASGRDLASWSKLWLEESGINTLSPKLEVGDDGVITALSIEQGSDGRASLRPHRVGVGGYSLEGGKLVRVLHTELDVDGASTPVEEFVGKARPDIILINDGDLTYAKVRLDANSLAFAAEHINDFEEKLPRTLVLAAAWDMTRDGEMPASQYAELALEALKTEDHGTVLRYVLSQLETATNLYSSVAKRDALKARVAAAMFELVAGTEPESDRQLQIAMSAVNLADSDAELDRIAGWLEGTEVPAGLAVDANFRWVILRRLAAAGRIGEAEIEAERTERDNTASGAAGAARARASVCDAGVKDRVWNDILGGEVPNTVQRNLALGFAGGSVELLVPFVDRYFASLEQVWNDRTLEIASNMISYTFPTKLVGHEDLGEDVVARGQQWLADHKGAAPALLRLVSEEVDRAERAAKAQAADA